TCCAACGATTCAGCTGGGCAAACACTTCagttaaaatgaaaatggatCAAATGGATACAAAATCGCACACAAGTGTATTGATAATGCATAAATCCTAGTATATTGGTATTCTGCAATCTGAACTGATTATTCTTCTAATCATAGACAAAAGTTCAAAAGATTGGAACATAAGCGTTTCAGCTAGACCCACCCCGGCCGTTATCAAACCCAAAGTCCAAACCGTCTATTGCCACCTCTATACTTCCTTAAACACTAGTAATTCTTTCAAGTATCAACTATCGTAGATTCATTAACCTGGAAGTAGCTGTATAGTTTATTCTGTGCTTCGGGAGATAATATATCATGAAGAAGTTTATACAGTTTCACAGCAGGTTCCAAAACTGGTGCTGCAATCCCAGTAGCCGGCTTAAAAACATCCATAATGCCAGATGGAATCAACTCATCCAACGatttgtaattttcaaataCAACAGCAAAGATCTGTTCAATCTGCTCTTCAATTTCACCCAATATTCTATTCTGCCGATACCAAAAAAGCACAGTGCCTTAGTGAAGGGTACagctacaaattaaaaacctaatgactaaaatcaaagattcaaaagGCATGTGTGCGTGCATACCTCTTGGTGGCTAAGAGTGCTCTTAGTATGTCCCTTCATTATCACGGGTAACAGTAGGTCATACACTAATGAGAGACAGTCATTTGTTGGAGTGGCCACATCCATGATGTAGGAGAGGTATCTGAAAATAATAAATGATTCatgtaaaaacatataaatcaagattacagGTTCCAAAGGTCCGGCACAGGTTGGGTCAGAGAATGTTTTGGTACCTTAGCTTGGTGTAAACATCCGAAACCCCATAATATGATGCAAATTCAGTGAGTAACCATTTCCATGGGTCATGCAACAGTAAATTTCTTTGCTGAAAGTTCTGCTCTTTCATGGCAACTTCCATGGCAAAATCATATGCCATTGTTTCAGCAATGGAACCGCACTGTCAAACAAGAGGGTTGAGGAATATTAGTCAGAAAAGATATCCAAAGAGACTCAAGCAATGAAACAACTAACCCtctgtcaaaataaaaataaagaaattaacaTCATGATATTTTAAAGATCCCCCATTAGTGTGAAGATATATAGAGAATTGTATATAATTTTAACAATTGGGCAACTCACCTTGAGGTTATTCTCATCTAAGGTAGTCGTGtaatttatataaagttgaatttTGCCGACCACTTCATGCTCTGGTTCTCGATATATAGACCACCATCTTAGTTTGTCATTCTGCAACAAAAATGTATAAGCTTTCTATATAGTAAAATAGAAATGAGCAAAACTTTAGTGTTTTGTAAATATGATGAAGTAAAACCAATTATTTCACCTGATCTTCAGAAATAGTGGCCACTTGGGCCAGGACACGACCATAATGATTCCCCTTGGAGTCTTGCACTTCCACAATTAAGTCATCCCCAAGGCTATCTGGCAAACTGTGATTTCATGAGTCAGTAACGTTCACAAAAGCACATTAGAGATGCCAATATTGACCCATCTAAGTATAAATGGAGCAATTAAGGTTATCTTAATGTTTAACGGGacaataaaatgaaaagaaagcaTAAGTAAGCGGGGTGAAAACGTCAACGCTAAAGTCGCCCAAAGATCATATACATAAAACCTCCGAATCATTTGATTTCAAATCATAtagttttgtaatcatatttgactcAGCCTGTTTTAGCCCGcacaaaattaatcattttgacCCATTCCCCGGCCCAATAGACTCCCCAATTTTGACAACTCTACACATAATATATACAACAAGATTCAGGATCCATAggatacatacaatatatgGGTTTCACCAGAACCAGGTTGCATTCGAATGACATCCCCTTCAGCTGAACTTTTAAGTCTTAGGAGACACGAGTATGATTCTGTTTAATATGATAAATCATTAATGTTAGCAACCATATTTTGCTTTAAGGAATTAGAAACATAGATAAGGCCACTCTAACAAGGACAGAGAACCTAGAGGCGTCATAATGCTGCAATTAATTTATCTTATACCACGAGCATTCTGTAAATATATTGTTAACCTCAAACAAAATATATCTATCATGAAAGATATTAAACATAAACTCTATGTTTTTACGTGTAATGTATAAAGAGGttgaattaaaataaataatcattacaaaagTACAAGGAAAGCTTGCTAATCATAATTAAAATCTTCTTTCATTAAAGTTAGTTTTGCATCATTTGGAATAAATTTTAAATCCTATTTAATGTAAGTAATTACTTAAGATCTCACAAACCTTGTACTTCATAGCCTGATGAACTACTGCGTAGAGTAGAGACCCCAATTTTGAGAAGGCCAGAAACTTGTTTAATGTATTGAGTACTTGCTTGCATGTAAGCCAAACTATGGCGAGAAAAGGAACCACCATTTTCAGGCACACGAGGAGAGAAATGAATACTTCGAACTGCTTGCCATCCAGAAGACACTTTCGACTGTAACTTAACAAGGTGACGTCGAACCGTTTCTAACTTTACTTTTGGTGATTTTATAGATGCAAAACTGCATCCTGTAGGTGGGCCGTCCAATGACATTTTGACCTTACGAACTGCACCCATATAGTTTTTATGAGCCCTTTTCTAGATACTTAGTTTTTGTAGGTaagaaaagaaatacaaaaataaattaatgatgTGTTAGATATTAAAATACCTTGGaccttcatcttcccaaccatTTTCTTCGTTTTTGGAACAGCCCCTTCACAACCAACTTCAGATGAACGGGTAACAAGCAATTCTTCTTCTGACTGTAGTAACACTTGTTGCAAACTGTTACGAAATGATTGATGTTAGAGTACACAGAGCCACAAACATATAGAAGAAAGTTGATAGTACTTGTAGTGTTTAAGATGGATATTGAAAATCCAGCATCCATTTCATGGATTTCGAGTCCCAAAGCCATTACCTCGTAATGGTGATATTATCCATATCCGTTATAGATGGAAGAATAGCCGCTTCAAGCAGGTTTGGTTACAGGTCAAAGCAGGTGTGTGTAGATCcacaaatattttctttttcctttctttttaaaGATAGTTAAAGCGTTAAATATGATAACAAAACCTATGGCATCACAAAATTTGTTTACCATTGTTCTTATAATAAAACGATCATGGGGGCTGTAAGCATGAAGATACACTTTGTAAAGCATGAAAATTCACTTTAAGAAACTTTCAACCCTGTTCTCATTTCGCAATATATTATTTGACCCactgaaattgccacctctagtatTTAACATATCCAAAGCTATCTGGAGATTTTCTGAAAAATTATCTAGGATTGTATGTTTACATATACTGGTACATCTAATTTCCTAAACTGATACAAAGTTTGACTCTGCAAGTTGTTAACAAGAACCTAAGACTAGTAATAAGATAGCTATCAGCCTAATATGCCCCTACAAAAGCTAAAATCATGGAAAACACTTAGTCAAAATCAATTTGACCAATATCTTGTAATGCTTATTTAAGCTTTATAATGCATGGAAATGTTTTATCTTTGTAACAACCCAGAATGTCAAGTCAAACACATGTATCATATGCAAAAATTAAACTCACCCAAAGGTGCTTCGCAGCAAAGCACattcattttcaagaaaaacagGGGCTTCCATGCAACCCTTTGCCCAAGCATGCAGGCAAAGCCGAACACACGCATCATATGCTATGACACCATGCCAAGGTCCAAGTGCACTAAATCAAAATAAACGACATATAAGCTGAATTAGAACTTCTTAAAGAAACTAATGTCGCATAAATTCAAGGTGTTTGTGTTGTGTACCTTGCATGAAATGTTGGAAGACGGGTAGGAAAAGAACTTGAACCAGTTTTGACCCCAACGCTCCTGTCACAAGTAAAACACAAGATACAAAAAGATGTCAGTAAGATACACCATAATGTGCGGTGCATTAATTAAAGATTCTGAGTCTTAGCAGGCCACATGCATATCTGAAATCTGGATAGTTGGGTGGCAATTCAAAATGGGTTCCGATAGAAACAGGGTTGTTGAGTACTTGAGTTGGCTTGACCCTCAAATATGTTTTTccattgtttatatataattgtaagtTCTATGCATCTAAAACAAATTTGGAGATTCTATGCATCAAAAACAGACTTTAGACGACTTTCAACCAGTTCGATTAATACACCACCATTTGACCCATTCCCCCTTCAAGCTAAATGTTTCTATTCGACTCATCTGGAATAAAAAACAGCTGAAAGTAGCCTGTTCAAAAGTTAACTAGTTGAAATTGCTACTTTAACTATGGCATAAGCCTAGATacaccctatatatacaaacgAGTGATGTTTTAATGAGTAGGCCAGTTAAGGTAGACACATTTGAGATAGTAAAAACGAACCTAGATGGGTCTGAGGTCCCCTGTTTATTGCTTATTTTCGTATCTACAACAGGAGTTATCTTTTCTGCCTTTGAATTAGCTGCAACTTCATGTGAATCAATTCGGGATGATGCATTATTAGCTTCAGAAAAGGGAGGGTGCTCCTTCTCTTGCTTAATTTCCTCAAAAGAACCTGAAATTGGAGGTGCGCTGGGAATATCTTCCTTAGATGACTGCCTCTTTTGCATATTTCTATCATGTAAATCCTGCAACAGTTGATTTCCACAATTAACACAAATCATAGCAACGTAAACTCATTTTCACAAAGATATTAAATACAATCAGACGTATAACAGAACTATTAGATTATGACAACCTTTTTTAAAGGAATGTTTCCCATGACCTGTGATGACACGTGAGACGAATACCCATCCAACGTATACGCATCTTTACGAGGCAAATTCTCAATGCTGGCACCTACTTGTGTACTTGAATACTCGGAACTTTCTAAAGAATCATCTGATTCATCCTCAGTATAAGCACTGCTTCTAACAG
The Erigeron canadensis isolate Cc75 chromosome 2, C_canadensis_v1, whole genome shotgun sequence DNA segment above includes these coding regions:
- the LOC122588943 gene encoding uncharacterized protein LOC122588943; this translates as MMFTEGLDTNALKWVQQGSGDPKKETPHSTSKQRTRMDSISSRSGTRGVGLPPPSKFKSGHLSGVVPLSQVLPRDDTNSTSEDMSTDSDTEVYGGRYSVDSSSPQDDSSNRYHDPVQRRPQYHVYSSDVSSSIEMTRGRGKQNVGDRLMMNGANRYAVRSSAYTEDESDDSLESSEYSSTQVGASIENLPRKDAYTLDGYSSHVSSQVMGNIPLKKDLHDRNMQKRQSSKEDIPSAPPISGSFEEIKQEKEHPPFSEANNASSRIDSHEVAANSKAEKITPVVDTKISNKQGTSDPSRSVGVKTGSSSFPTRLPTFHASALGPWHGVIAYDACVRLCLHAWAKGCMEAPVFLENECALLRSTFGLQQVLLQSEEELLVTRSSEVGCEGAVPKTKKMVGKMKVQVRKVKMSLDGPPTGCSFASIKSPKVKLETVRRHLVKLQSKVSSGWQAVRSIHFSPRVPENGGSFSRHSLAYMQASTQYIKQVSGLLKIGVSTLRSSSSGYEVQESYSCLLRLKSSAEGDVIRMQPGSGETHIFLPDSLGDDLIVEVQDSKGNHYGRVLAQVATISEDQNDKLRWWSIYREPEHEVVGKIQLYINYTTTLDENNLKCGSIAETMAYDFAMEVAMKEQNFQQRNLLLHDPWKWLLTEFASYYGVSDVYTKLRYLSYIMDVATPTNDCLSLVYDLLLPVIMKGHTKSTLSHQENRILGEIEEQIEQIFAVVFENYKSLDELIPSGIMDVFKPATGIAAPVLEPAVKLYKLLHDILSPEAQNKLYSYFQAAAKKRSRRHLTETDEYLSGTGEGNMMDSVTVSTAYQKMKSLCLNIRNEIFTDIQIHNCNILPSFIDLPNLSSAIYSAELCNRLRSFLVAFPPAGPSCPVTELVIAAADFQKDLASWNITPVKGGVDAKELFHLYIIIWIQDKRLSLLETCRLDKVKWSGVRTQNSTTPFVDEMYDRLKETLNDYEVIICRWPEYIFALENAITDVERAVIEALDKQFADVVAPLKENLAPKKFGFKYVQKLTKRTPNPYVVPPELGILLNSMKRMLDVLRPKIEVQLKSWGSCCLPNEGNTAAGERLSEVTVMLRSKFRNYLQSVVEKLVENTRLQNSTKLKKILQDSKESLAESEIRSRMQPLTEQLTHTVNHLHTIFETHVFIAICRGYWDRMGQDVLSFLENRKENKSLYKGSRVAVSILDDTFASQMQKLLGHALQEKDLEPPRSIIEVRSMLCKDTGTSSHKKNSYFY